A portion of the Sulfolobales archaeon genome contains these proteins:
- a CDS encoding M20 family metallo-hydrolase produces the protein MSEEILKRVVGKIDSLKDYAVNLMLEIIRRPAVNPAFGGEGEYDRAMFLLDEIKQWGFSDIKIINVRDPRAKNGVRPNIIAYIKGETSDKLWILAHLDIVPPGDLSAWTVTKPFEPIIKEGKIYGRGSEDNGQAIVSSLVAAKALLEEDIKPRRTIAIALVSDEESGSDYGIGYLIKHHPELFSGNDIALVPDAGVSDGSFIEVAEKSILWSKLRFKGVQAHASMPHKGLNPHRIAAEFILLLDRLVKEKYGRIDPLFDPPMTTCEPTMVGNSSGSPNIIPGEHEVVFDCRILPEYNLDKFLEDLNRLFSTIKSVYEKKIGESLFPQLELEISMRADAAPPTPIDSPIVSSLVEALKTLRGLSPKIGGIGGGTVAAFFRRIGIPAAVWSTIDETAHSPNEYCVIENLIADAKIIAYLMVKT, from the coding sequence GTGTCAGAAGAGATCTTAAAACGAGTTGTAGGTAAAATTGATTCTCTTAAAGACTATGCTGTTAATCTCATGCTAGAGATCATACGTAGACCTGCGGTAAATCCTGCTTTTGGTGGGGAAGGTGAGTATGATAGAGCAATGTTTCTCTTAGATGAAATCAAGCAATGGGGGTTTAGTGATATAAAGATAATTAACGTGAGAGATCCGCGTGCTAAGAATGGGGTTAGACCTAATATCATAGCTTATATAAAGGGTGAGACAAGTGATAAGCTATGGATCCTGGCACATCTCGATATTGTTCCACCCGGCGACTTAAGTGCGTGGACTGTTACAAAACCTTTTGAACCAATCATCAAGGAAGGTAAGATCTATGGGAGAGGAAGCGAAGACAATGGGCAGGCAATAGTGTCTTCTCTAGTAGCTGCTAAAGCTTTACTAGAAGAAGATATTAAGCCTAGGAGAACAATTGCGATAGCGCTGGTAAGCGATGAGGAATCAGGATCAGATTATGGCATAGGCTACTTGATAAAACATCATCCAGAGTTATTCAGCGGAAACGATATAGCACTCGTACCAGATGCTGGTGTGAGTGATGGTAGTTTCATTGAAGTCGCAGAGAAGTCCATACTATGGTCTAAACTAAGATTTAAAGGAGTACAAGCTCATGCTAGCATGCCTCACAAGGGTTTGAACCCTCACAGAATCGCTGCAGAGTTCATCCTTCTACTAGATAGGCTTGTGAAAGAGAAATATGGAAGAATAGATCCATTATTTGACCCACCTATGACAACATGTGAGCCGACTATGGTAGGAAACTCAAGCGGATCTCCAAACATTATACCTGGAGAACATGAAGTAGTGTTCGATTGTAGAATTCTACCAGAATACAACCTAGATAAATTCCTCGAAGATCTCAATAGATTGTTCAGCACAATTAAATCCGTATATGAGAAGAAAATAGGCGAATCATTATTCCCACAACTTGAGCTAGAAATCTCAATGAGAGCAGACGCAGCTCCACCCACACCAATAGACTCGCCTATTGTCAGCTCACTAGTAGAAGCTTTGAAAACGCTTAGAGGTTTATCACCTAAGATCGGAGGAATAGGAGGAGGTACTGTAGCAGCATTCTTCAGGAGAATAGGTATCCCTGCAGCAGTATGGTCTACGATAGATGAGACAGCTCATTCACCGAATGAATACTGTGTAATAGAGAACCTGATCGCAGACGCGAAAATAATAGCGTATCTGATGGTAAAAACCTGA
- a CDS encoding DUF917 domain-containing protein — MWSITSIDDAEKLVLGATILGTGGGGDPREGFSMLKNVLEEGKRIDVITLEELPEDSLIVVPYYVGSTAPGLKPRKKIRIADAIGRAFETIEKELGARVGAVIASELGGANTPVALSIAARLRIPAIDGDLLGRAAPELHQCTVHIFNIPMYPSAVVSETGNIVVIKEYADIDDYEAIARYLSVLSGRFVAVVDTPMKKSDAEKAVVRGTLSKSLRLGDAVLKAKAGGRDPVREIARVLEGWVVFRGVVESYKWRNEGGFLKGEAIVKGLNRYKGRILKSWIMNEHIMVWLDEKPLVMPPDLFMLIADDGTPVTNTELREGMVVSGVAAKAPAVWRTQRGLELFGPRHFGFDYDYIPVEELIKQHDIM, encoded by the coding sequence ATGTGGTCTATAACCAGTATTGATGATGCTGAGAAGCTTGTTCTTGGAGCAACTATTCTAGGCACAGGCGGAGGCGGCGATCCGCGAGAAGGTTTCTCAATGCTGAAGAACGTTCTAGAAGAGGGTAAGAGAATCGATGTTATAACTCTCGAAGAGCTTCCGGAAGATAGTTTGATAGTAGTTCCATACTATGTTGGATCAACGGCTCCAGGCTTGAAGCCTAGGAAGAAGATTAGAATAGCCGACGCCATTGGTAGGGCTTTTGAAACTATCGAGAAAGAGCTGGGTGCTAGAGTTGGTGCTGTTATTGCGAGCGAGCTTGGAGGTGCTAATACTCCGGTGGCTTTGAGCATAGCAGCTAGGCTTCGAATACCTGCCATAGACGGAGATCTGCTTGGCAGAGCTGCACCAGAGTTACATCAGTGCACTGTCCACATATTCAACATACCCATGTATCCCTCAGCAGTAGTGTCTGAAACAGGCAATATAGTGGTTATAAAGGAATATGCAGATATAGATGATTATGAAGCAATAGCAAGGTATTTATCAGTTTTAAGCGGTAGATTTGTAGCAGTAGTTGATACACCGATGAAAAAAAGTGATGCTGAGAAAGCTGTTGTAAGAGGTACTCTCTCTAAGAGTCTTAGACTTGGAGATGCTGTGCTAAAAGCCAAAGCAGGTGGAAGAGATCCTGTGAGAGAGATAGCTAGAGTTCTCGAAGGATGGGTTGTATTTAGAGGTGTGGTTGAAAGTTATAAGTGGCGTAATGAAGGCGGCTTTCTAAAAGGCGAAGCAATTGTAAAAGGCTTAAACAGGTATAAGGGTAGAATTCTCAAAAGCTGGATCATGAATGAGCATATAATGGTATGGCTTGATGAGAAACCTCTTGTAATGCCGCCAGACCTCTTCATGTTAATAGCTGATGACGGTACACCAGTGACAAACACAGAGCTTAGAGAAGGGATGGTGGTTAGTGGAGTAGCTGCTAAGGCGCCGGCTGTGTGGAGAACTCAACGAGGTCTCGAATTATTCGGACCAAGACACTTCGGCTTCGACTACGATTACATCCCCGTAGAAGAACTCATTAAACAACACGATATTATGTAA